The Planctomycetaceae bacterium DNA window TGATATGATTTGCTTTATTACGGAATGCCTTTGCGATACGATTGGGGCTGTACCCTATTTTATGCGATTCCTGCAGTATTTTCGCTCGCAATTCACTTCCAACGCCTTTTGTATTACGAAGTGCTCTGCTCACGGTTGAAGACGAAATATTAAACGTCTTTGCTATGTCGATAATAGTGGGCGATTTTTTCATTTTTATATTGTTCGTAATATTCCTGTTTAATTATGAAACGGTACGTCCTTGATTATAAATAAGTTATGTTAATTTTCAATAAAAAACTGTTAAACAGTTCTGAAAATCTAAAAAATAGTAATTAAAATAGGCTATATGTTTTTGTTGGCTTATAAGACGGTTTTACGCAAATGGCCAGTGTTGTTTGCGTGATTTTTTCAAAAAATTGCCTCTTTATGAAGAAAAGTGCTTGACTATTTGCGTTTCTTTTTGTATAGTAGCGTTGACGTATGCGTTACCGTGGCGTTTGTTTTTGAGCTTTGAGCAAAAAGCTTTGATGTCTCAAATTGGCCGATAGTCTTTATACGGGCAATTTGACCGGCGGCTATTTAACGGAAAATAGTTTTTAGATGTGTTGTCAGTGTAATTTCTAAAGGAAAAAAACGATGTCTAATAGAAAAGGTTTCACGCTGGTGGAGTTGCTGGTTGTAATTTCGATTATAGCCCTTTTATTGGCAGTGCTAATACCTTCGCTGTCGCAGGCTCGTCAACAAGGCCAATCACTTGTTTGCAGGAGCAATCTTAAGCAATTGGGCTCTGCGGCCTTTCTGTGGGCGGAAGATAACGGCGGCTGGGCGGTTGCTTCATCATGGTTTTATCCCAAGGTAATGTGGAATAAGTCTAACCCCTCATCTCTGGAACCTTATACAGCATCCAATAAAACGGGCGTTGCGAATGGAACCGACAATGTGAAAGTAAATAGCGTATACGCGTGTCCTGCCGCGAGAAGAGAAGAGTTTAGTAAAATTAGTTTTCTTGCCATTGATCGCAGTTTAAGATGGACATACGGTGTTAACAGTTGGATGGTTATTGATGCTTCGTGGCAGGGGTATCCTGGTAATAAGCCAGAACCGGGGCCGCCGGGACCAATGGCTTATGCGGGTCCGATCATAGACCGTGCAAGGAACGAGGGTATTTATACATATCTCCATGGGTCGACCAAGCTTATTACCGTTCGTCAGCCGGCCAATACGGTCTATTTCACTGATTTCGACTATTGCATCGTGCAGGATTTTATGTACAACCCTGCAAAGGGCAAAACGAAGACATGGGAGAAATATGGTAAGCATGCTGCCAGATGGCACGCAAGAAAAGCGGGCCAGGACTGGGGATATGGGAATATGGTTTGGCTGGATGGTCGAGCAACCAAAGAACCTTCCGATTTTACAAAAGCCCCCGGGCCGACAGATAAGGAACAACGCTGGAGATTTTATTTTTACAATCATTGATCGTTATGGTCAATAAGTGATTGTGTTACAAAGTATGGCAGTATGCTTGGTGTGTACTGCAGAAAAAGTGTAATTTTTTTGGTTGGAGGATTACAATGAAGACGAAAGTAAGAAAAGTTGGTTTGTTAGCAATGTTATTGTTCTGTGTATGTGTAATCGCAGGACAGAGTTTTGGTAGTGTTATTTACAGCGACAGCTTTGAAAGTTACACAGTTGGAGCAAAGACACCGGCACCATGGGATGGCTGGTACACAAGTAACAACTTTGTTTCCAATGCTGCGGCTAAGACCGGCAGCCAGTGTGTGTCTCTGCAATCAGGCGGGTCGATAGGTCGGGATGCCGATATAAGCTCGATTGTTGATGGGAAGGGCACCGTTACTCTTTCTTTCAAAGACAATGGATGGGGCAGCCCGGGCTTTATGATGTACATAAGCGATATGGATAATTGGGGAGTTGGTGCGACGTATACACGAGTGTATGTCGGCTACTGGGGCGGTATTACCGCTTATTCCAACAACAACCCTAATGCCGGGATTTCATTGTGTTCAGGGAGTCTCATTCAAAATCAAAACTGGAATACCATATCAGTTTCTTATGACCTTACCGCAGGGACATACGATGTGATGTGCAACGGAACACTTATAGGCGACGGACTTGCACTGTATAACACACCCGATCCGACAAGTACCGCGACGATACTGCGGGCGCGCATTGACGATTGGAACGGAGCTAACGCAAATATCCATACTTATGTTGACGACTGGTCTTTGTCAACTGTTCCTGAGCCTGCAACTATTTGCCTGCTGGGGCTTGGATTAATGATCTTTCGCAAAAGCAGAAATAGTTAGACGG harbors:
- a CDS encoding prepilin-type N-terminal cleavage/methylation domain-containing protein; protein product: MSNRKGFTLVELLVVISIIALLLAVLIPSLSQARQQGQSLVCRSNLKQLGSAAFLWAEDNGGWAVASSWFYPKVMWNKSNPSSLEPYTASNKTGVANGTDNVKVNSVYACPAARREEFSKISFLAIDRSLRWTYGVNSWMVIDASWQGYPGNKPEPGPPGPMAYAGPIIDRARNEGIYTYLHGSTKLITVRQPANTVYFTDFDYCIVQDFMYNPAKGKTKTWEKYGKHAARWHARKAGQDWGYGNMVWLDGRATKEPSDFTKAPGPTDKEQRWRFYFYNH
- a CDS encoding PEP-CTERM sorting domain-containing protein; protein product: MKTKVRKVGLLAMLLFCVCVIAGQSFGSVIYSDSFESYTVGAKTPAPWDGWYTSNNFVSNAAAKTGSQCVSLQSGGSIGRDADISSIVDGKGTVTLSFKDNGWGSPGFMMYISDMDNWGVGATYTRVYVGYWGGITAYSNNNPNAGISLCSGSLIQNQNWNTISVSYDLTAGTYDVMCNGTLIGDGLALYNTPDPTSTATILRARIDDWNGANANIHTYVDDWSLSTVPEPATICLLGLGLMIFRKSRNS